In Schistocerca piceifrons isolate TAMUIC-IGC-003096 chromosome 9, iqSchPice1.1, whole genome shotgun sequence, the following proteins share a genomic window:
- the LOC124716870 gene encoding serine/threonine-protein phosphatase 6 regulatory ankyrin repeat subunit A-like, which yields MSVLQYIAIGLQADAQVVKLSAFKTLDIVKKTVSDGSTALEVELDQWREMLPEYVTDSIVQQLTTAGDGTTLRGTLGAAMLCGAVVTGDAECVRLLIQAGVDLNVQVSSGVTATHVAAAAGNVDCLESLLSAGADFNVKDKSGRTPLHCAAEMRRAQCVKQLLRAGADALAQDSERKSPLHCAAYARAAECVRLLANSAKNLEVRDLKGATALHYAAKNGDVESVEHLLRAGARSSPLSDTLGTPLHVAASNGNVDCVRLLLQVEANLTAGTAGGSTALHLAPRGFNPDSVRHLLKAGANIREKGDFGLTPLAIAAAYRRPTCVRVLVEEGADVDERDSNGCTPLYYAASSGETEIVKLLLDAGADALAQDSLSRTPLHVASHKGNAECVRLLVKKAANVDKRDSHGVTPLHCAAYSGKTEIVELLLDAGADALAQDSLSRTSLHVASHKGNAECVRLLVKKVANVDKRDSHGVTPLHYAAYSGKTEIVKLLLDAGADALAQDSLSRTPLRAASGEGDAECVRLLVKKGADVDKRDSNGVTPLHYAASSGKTEIVKLLLDAGADALAQDSLRRTPLHAASGEGDAECVKLLVKKGADVDKRDSNGVTPLHYAASSGKTEIVKLLLDAGADALAQDSLRRTPLHAASGGGDAECVRLLVKKGADVDKRDSNGVTPLHYAASSGKTEIVKLLLDAGADALAQDSLRRTPLHPASGEGDAECVRLLVKKGADVDKRDSNGVTPLHYAASSGKTEIVKLLLDADADALAQDSLRRTPLHAASGEGDAECVRLLVKKGADVDKRDSNGLSPLHYAACSGKTEIVKLLLDAGADALAQDSLRRTPLHAASGEGDAECVRLLVKKGADVDKRDSNGLTPLHYAACSGKTEIVKLLLDAGADALAQDSLRRTPLHAASGEGDAECVRLLVKKGADVAKRDSNGVTPLHYAASSGKTEIVKLLLDAGADALAQDSLRRTPLHAVSGEGDAECVRLLVKKGADVDKRDSNGVTPLHYAASSGETEIVKLLLDAGADALAQDSLRRTPLHAASGEGDAECVRLLVKKGADVDKRDSNGVTPLHYAASSGKTDIVMLLLDAGADALAQDSLRRTALHAASGEGDAECVRLLVKKGADVDKRDSNGLTPLHYAACSGKTEIVKLLLDAGADALAQDSLRRTPLHAASGEGDAECVRLLVKKGADVDKRDSNGLTPLHYAACSGKTEIVKLLLDAGADALAQDSLSRTPLHAASGEGDAECVRLLVKKGADVDKRDSNGLTPLHYAACSGKTEIVKLLLDAGADALAQDSLRRTPLHAASGEGDAECVRLLVKKGADVDKRDSNGVTPLHYAASSGKTEIVKLLLDAGADALAQDSLRRTPLHAASGEGDAECVRLLVKKGADVDKRDSNGVTPLHYAASSGKTEIVKLLLDAGADALAQESLRRTPLHAASGEGDAECVRLLVKKGADVDKRDSNGVTPLHYAASSGKTEIVKLLLDAGADALAQDSLRRTPLHAASGEGDAECVRLLVKKGADVDKRDSDGATPLHYAASSGKTEIVKLLLDAGADALAQDSLSCTPLHYAAFGRNKVCVIMLLYAAWVRHRASK from the exons ATGTCTGTATTGCAGTACATAGCAATCGGGCTTCAAGCTGATGCTCAG GTGGTGAAGCTCTCTGCGTTTAAGACACTAGACATAGTCAAAAAGACAGTAAGTGATGGATCTACAGCACTGGAGGTTGAGCTAGACCAGTGGAGAGAGATGCTTCCTGAATATGTGACTGACAGTATAGTGCAGCAGCTGACAACAGCCGGTGACGGTACCACGCTGCGCGGTACACTTGGTGCGGCGATGTTGTGCGGCGCAGTAGTAACAGGTGATGCAGAATGTGTACGACTGCTGATCCAGGCTGGGGTTGACCTCAATGTACAGGTCAGTAGTGGTGTGACAGCTACACATGTGGCAGCAGCTGCTGGGAATGTCGACTGCTTAGAGTCTCTACTCTCTGCTGGTGCTGACTTCAATGTGAAAGACAAGTCAGGTCGGACTCCCCTGCACTGCGCAGCAGAGATGCGCAGGGCACAGTGTGTGAAACAACTGCTGCGGGCCGGCGCAGACGCGCTTGCGCAGGACTCGGAACGGAAGAGTCCGCTGCATTGTGCAGCATATGCAAGGGCTGCGGAATGCGTCAGGCTACTGGCCAATTCAGCCAAAAACCTGGAGGTTAGAGACCTGAAAGGCGCCACAGCACTGCACTACGCTGCAAAGAATGGCGATGTTGAAAGTGTGGAGCACCTGTTACGTGCAGGGGCTCGCAGCAGCCCACTGAGTGACACCCTGGGCACACCTCTGCACGTGGCAGCATCGAATGGCAACGTCGACTGCGTGAGGCTGCTGCTGCAGGTGGAGGCCAATCTGACGGCGGGAACTGCTGGTGGATCAACTGCGTTGCACTTGGCCCCGCGTGGATTCAACCCAGACAGTGTGAGGCACCTCCTGAAAGCTGGTGCGAATATCCGGGAGAAGGGTGATTTCGGTTTGACTCCGCTGGCCATTGCAGCAGCATACCGCAGACCAACCTGCGTGAGGGTACTGGTGGAAGAAGGAGCTGACGTAGACGAGAGGGACAGCAATGGTTGCACACCACTATACTATGCAGCATCCAGTGGCGAGACTGAGATTGTGAAGCTACTGCTGGACGCTGGTGCAGATGCACTTGCCCAGGACTCGCTAAGTAGGACACCACTGCATGTAGCATCACACAAGGGGAATGCAGAATGTGTCAGGCTACTGGTGAAGAAAGCAGCTAATGTGGACAAGAGGGACAGCCACGGTGTAACACCACTACACTGTGCAGCATACAGTGGGAAGACTGAGATTGTGGAGCTACTGCTGGACGCTGGTGCAGATGCACTTGCCCAGGACTCGCTAAGTAGGACATCACTGCATGTAGCATCACACAAGGGGAATGCAGAATGTGTCAGGCTACTGGTGAAGAAAGTAGCTAATGTGGACAAGAGGGACAGCCACGGTGTAACACCACTACACTATGCAGCATACAGTGGCAAGACTGAGATTGTGAAGCTACTGCTGGACGCTGGTGCAGATGCACTTGCCCAGGACTCTCTAAGTAGGACACCACTGCGTGCAGCATCAGGAGAGGGGGATGCAGAATGTGTCAGGCTACTGGTGAAGAAAGGAGCTGATGTCGACAAGAGGGACAGCAACGGCGTAACACCACTACACTATGCAGCATCCAGTGGCAAGACTGAGATTGTGAAGCTACTGCTGGACGCTGGTGCAGATGCACTTGCCCAGGACTCGCTACGCAGGACACCACTGCATGCAGCATCAGGAGAGGGGGATGCAGAATGTGTCAAACTACTGGTGAAGAAAGGAGCTGATGTCGACAAGAGGGACAGCAACGGCGTAACACCACTACACTATGCAGCATCCAGTGGCAAGACTGAGATTGTGAAGCTACTGCTGGACGCTGGTGCAGATGCACTTGCCCAGGACTCGCTACGCAGGACACCACTGCATGCAGCATCAGGAGGGGGGGATGCAGAGTGTGTCAGGCTACTGGTGAAGAAAGGAGCTGATGTCGACAAGAGGGACAGCAACGGCGTAACACCACTACACTATGCAGCATCCAGTGGCAAGACTGAGATTGTGAAGCTACTGCTGGACGCTGGTGCAGATGCACTTGCCCAGGACTCGCTACGTAGGACACCACTGCATCCAGCATCAGGAGAGGGGGATGCAGAATGTGTCAGACTACTGGTGAAGAAAGGAGCTGATGTCGACAAGAGGGACAGCAACGGCGTAACACCACTACACTATGCAGCATCCAGTGGCAAGACTGAGATTGTGAAGCTACTGCTGGACGCTGATGCAGATGCACTTGCCCAGGACTCGCTACGCAGGACACCACTGCATGCAGCATCAGGAGAGGGGGATGCAGAATGTGTCAGGCTACTGGTGAAGAAAGGAGCTGATGTCGACAAGAGGGACAGCAACGGCCTATCACCACTGCACTATGCAGCATGCAGTGGCAAGACTGAGATTGTGAAGCTACTGCTGGACGCTGGTGCAGATGCACTTGCCCAGGACTCGCTACGTAGGACACCACTGCATGCAGCATCAGGAGAGGGGGATGCAGAATGTGTCAGACTACTGGTGAAGAAAGGAGCTGATGTCGACAAGAGGGACAGCAACGGCCTAACACCACTGCACTATGCAGCATGCAGTGGCAAGACTGAGATTGTGAAGCTACTGCTGGACGCTGGTGCAGATGCACTTGCCCAGGACTCGCTACGTAGGACACCACTGCATGCAGCATCAGGAGAGGGGGATGCAGAATGTGTCAGGCTACTGGTGAAGAAAGGAGCTGATGTCGCCAAGAGGGACAGCAACGGCGTAACACCACTACACTATGCAGCATCCAGTGGCAAGACTGAGATTGTGAAGCTACTGCTGGACGCTGGTGCAGATGCACTTGCCCAGGACTCGCTACGTAGGACACCACTGCATGCAGTATCAGGAGAGGGGGATGCAGAATGTGTCAGGCTACTGGTGAAGAAAGGAGCTGATGTCGACAAGAGGGACAGCAACGGCGTAACACCACTACACTATGCAGCATCCAGTGGCGAGACTGAGATTGTGAAGCTACTGCTGGACGCTGGTGCAGATGCACTTGCCCAGGACTCGCTACGCAGGACACCACTGCATGCAGCATCAGGAGAGGGGGATGCAGAATGTGTCAGGCTACTGGTGAAGAAAGGAGCTGATGTCGACAAGAGGGACAGCAACGGCGTAACACCACTACACTATGCAGCATCCAGTGGCAAGACTGACATTGTGATGCTACTGCTGGACGCTGGTGCAGATGCACTTGCCCAGGACTCGCTACGCAGGACAGCACTGCATGCAGCATCAGGAGAGGGGGATGCAGAATGTGTCAGGCTACTGGTGAAGAAAGGAGCTGATGTCGACAAGAGGGACAGCAACGGCCTAACGCCGCTGCACTATGCAGCATGCAGTGGCAAGACTGAGATTGTGAAGCTACTGCTGGACGCTGGTGCAGATGCACTTGCCCAGGACTCGCTACGTAGGACACCACTGCATGCAGCATCAGGAGAGGGGGATGCAGAATGTGTCAGGCTACTGGTGAAGAAAGGAGCTGATGTCGACAAGAGGGACAGCAACGGCCTAACACCACTGCACTATGCAGCATGCAGTGGCAAGACTGAGATTGTGAAGCTACTGCTGGACGCTGGTGCAGATGCACTTGCCCAGGACTCGCTTAGCAGGACACCACTGCATGCAGCATCAGGAGAGGGGGATGCAGAATGTGTCAGGCTACTGGTGAAGAAAGGAGCTGATGTCGACAAGAGGGACAGCAACGGCCTAACACCACTGCACTATGCAGCATGCAGTGGCAAGACTGAGATTGTGAAGCTACTGCTGGACGCTGGTGCAGATGCACTTGCCCAGGACTCGCTACGCAGGACACCACTGCATGCAGCATCAGGAGAGGGGGATGCAGAATGTGTCAGACTACTGGTGAAGAAAGGAGCTGATGTCGACAAGAGGGACAGCAACGGCGTAACACCACTACACTATGCAGCATCCAGTGGCAAGACTGAGATTGTGAAGCTACTGCTGGACGCTGGTGCAGATGCACTTGCCCAGGACTCGCTACGTAGGACACCACTGCATGCAGCATCAGGAGAGGGGGATGCAGAATGTGTCAGGCTACTGGTGAAGAAAGGAGCTGATGTCGACAAGAGGGACAGCAACGGCGTAACACCACTACACTATGCAGCATCCAGTGGCAAGACTGAGATTGTGAAGCTACTGCTGGACGCTGGTGCAGATGCACTTGCCCAGGAGTCGCTACGTAGGACACCACTGCATGCAGCATCAGGAGAGGGGGATGCAGAATGTGTCAGGCTACTGGTGAAGAAAGGAGCTGATGTCGACAAGAGGGACAGCAACGGCGTAACACCACTACACTATGCTGCATCCAGTGGCAAGACTGAGATTGTAAAGCTACTGCTGGACGCTGGTGCAGATGCACTTGCCCAGGACTCGCTACGTAGGACACCACTGCATGCAGCATCAGGAGAGGGGGATGCAGAATGTGTCAGGCTACTGGTGAAGAAAGGAGCTGATGTCGACAAGAGGGACAGCGACGGTGCAACACCACTGCACTATGCAGCATCCAGTGGCAAGACTGAGATTGTGAAGCTACTGCTGGACGCTGGTGCAGATGCACTTGCCCAGGACTCGCTAAGTTGCACACCACTCCACTACGCAGCCTTCGGGAGGAATAAAGTGTGTGTCATAATGTTACTGTATGCAGCCTGGGTCAGACACAGAGCAAGCAAATGA